A single window of Dermacentor albipictus isolate Rhodes 1998 colony chromosome 1, USDA_Dalb.pri_finalv2, whole genome shotgun sequence DNA harbors:
- the LOC139059389 gene encoding uncharacterized protein, whose amino-acid sequence MQQGSLVKPVRFLTRKHVFPTNIEKMNVKRAIQVLSPAVTAALKLLQEQAGHTCDASFAGVGPTVEFMDTVHRWFMLMDVSNCTQHIHQNNADCKQFEFTRDERLIWLETSFLDYLADLKSQCLAKNFLTKETYEGLVMTTRSNVECIRYLLEEMRFHFVLTRKMSSYPIESFFGWLRKSAGSNDQTDARAVLSGIEKTLKTGIASAAGTSNVMAAEGSDYLSTLPQQKNTREGTSEEFPADACRELTERLKRGQPLLPTPDVAALAMVGGYLARVVQENINCEECVSLLKKPNASAPSDSLIKHQDRGGLIYPSGQLLAVLYALEKFIGVLLARRRHMNQPLKEAVSNAAAILREHKTLMCSTPGHQENLLQLLLTKFFRPIFTNFAMKATDKHDMAKVFEIKPLSRKTLKL is encoded by the coding sequence ATGCAGCAGGGCAGCCTTGTAAAGCCAGTTAGATTTCTAACGAGAAAACACGTGTTCCCCACAAACATCGAAAAAATGAACGTAAAAAGAGCAATCCAAGTTTTGTCTCCTGCGGTGACAGCGGCACTGAAGCTCCTGCAAGAGCAAGCGGGCCACACATGCGACGCAAGTTTCGCGGGTGTCGGACCGACCGTTGAATTCATGGACACCGTGCACCGCTGGTTCATGCTCATGGACGTGAGCAATTGTACCCAGCACATACACCAGAACAATGCCGATTGCAAGCAGTTCGAATTTACAAGGGATGAACGGTTAATCTGGCTTGAAACAAGCTTCCTCGACTACCTGGCCGATCTCAAAAGCCAGTGCCTGGCGAAGAACTTCTTAACCAAGGAGACTTACGAAGGCCTGGTTATGACAACTCGTTCAAATGTTGAGTGCATTCGATATCTTCTCGaagagatgcgctttcactttgtTTTAACGAGAAAAATGTCGTCTTACCCAATCGAGTCGTTTTTTGGCTGGCTGAGGAAGTCAGCAGGGTCAAATGATCAAACGGATGCCCGAGCTGTTCTGTCAGGTATTGAGAAGACTCTGAAGACTGGCATCGCGTCGGCGGCTGGTACGAGCAACGTAATGGCAGCAGAAGGCAGCGATTACTTGTCAACGCTGCcgcaacagaaaaacacaaggGAAGGAACCAGCGAGGAATTCCCTGCAGATGCATGTAGAGAGCTCACAGAGCGACTCAAGCGAGGACAGCCTCTGCTTCCTACTCCAGATGTCGCAGCATTGGCTATGGTCGGCGGCTACTTGGCAAGAGTTGTACAAGAAAATATCAATTGCGAGGAGTGCGTCAGCCTGTTAAAAAAGCCAAACGCCTCGGCGCCCTCGGACTCGCTGATAAAGCACCAAGACCGCGGTGGACTCATCTACCCATCTGGACAACTTTTAGCGGTTCTCTACGCATTAGAGAAATTTATCGGCGTTCTTCTCGCAAGAAGAAGGCACATGAATCAGCCTTTGAAGGAGGCTGTGAGTAATGCCGCTGCAATACTTCGCGAGCACAAAACTTTGATGTGCTCGACGCCAGGACACCAAGAGAACCTGCTGCAACTGTTGCTGACAAAGTTTTTTCGCCCAATATTCACAAATTTTGCAATGAAGGCGACAGACAAACACGACATGGCTAAAGTGTTTGAAATAAAACCGCTGTCACGAAAGACCCTCAAACTGTGA